ACTGAGTTAACAGCAAGATGGCTCTAATTCCTCTTTATTTCCATTCTAGGCTATGacgttttctctcctttttcgaAAAATTTTACTGTTGTATTGTTACACAATTGGCATAGAGCactatgtctttggatttataCTCTTAGTCACTTTCTTATATGCCATACAGCCCTAGTAAGTACACTCCCCGGGCTGTGCATTAAATCCCTAGTATTTATTTATCTCACAACTCCAAGTTTGTACATTTTGACTACCTTCATCCATTTCACCCTCCTCCCATTCTACACatctagtaaccacaaatctgatctttttctatgagtttggttttgccctttttttttgatCCCGCACAGAAGTGAGATTATatagtacttttctttctctcacttatttaacttagcatcaTGCTCTGAAGGCCCAGCCATATTGTCAAAAACGGGaggcttttcttcttttaatggctgatattcctttgtgtgtgtgtgtgtgtgtgtacatacatgtgtgtatatgtacacatatataatatattctctttattcctctgtcaatggacatgtaggttgtttccatgtctttgctattgtaaataatgttgtgaACATAGGCACACGGATATCTCTCAGACATagagtttttgtttccttcttatataTTCCCAGACGTGGAATTGCTGAATAACATGGTAgttccaatttttattttttaaggaacttccacactgttttccatagtggctgtgctAGGTTACCTTCTTACAAATAGCACacaagtttcctttttctttacagCCTCAACATCATTTGTTATCTGTTGTccttttgatagtagccattctgactggtatgaggtgatacatcacaccagtcagaatgatttgcattttcctggtgattagtgatgtggagcacatTTTCATCTACCTGATTGCCATCTGTACGTCTTctctgaaaaatgtctattttgggcctttgcccattttttgataggattacttgtttgtttttgctgttgagttgcatgagttcttcatagattttgggtattaaccccatAATTGGGTATGTGTTTTGTAAATATATCTTCCCTTTCTAtaggtttcttttcattttgttgatcgaTTCCCTTTTTGTGCAGAAGccctttagtttgatgtagttcctctcatttactttttattttgttgcttgtactttaggTGTTATATCCAAAAAATCTTTGCCAAGACCCACATCAAGGAGCATTtgtccaatgtttttttctaggatttTTAAGGTTCTTATCTTATACTTAgttctttaatccactttgagttaatttttgaagTGGTGTAAGGTAgaggtctagtttcattcttttacatgcaaATATCCAATTTTCTCAGTGGAACTCATTGAAGAGACTCTTCTCCATTGAATATTCTTGGCtgccttgtcaaatattagtggATCATGTATGTATgaatttatttctgtgctctcaattctgttccattggtctaagtgtctgtttttatgctaggACCATACTGTTTTTATGACTATAGCTTTACAAAATAGcttgaaatcaagaagtgtgatGGCACCtgttctcttctttctcaggattgccttggctcttcaaggtcttctgtggttcctttAACTTATAGGATGTTTTAAAGTATGTCAGTAAAAACTGCtgtcttgatagggattgcattgactctatagatGGCTTAggataatatggacattttaatattatttcttccaatccatgaacatgggatttaATTATAGTAACTCAATCATGACTCCTGCTGAACTAGTAACATTGTTTCTTTTCAAGTATCATTCTCCTTTAAGCTTTTCTATTATTGATTATTTTTACTACACACACtatttttcttaccaatttggacatACGTAGTCCTGAGCAATCCATACTTCATGATTCTGTAACCTGGTTTTATATTTCTTAATTGCATCCATGCCATGGCTCTAGGTAGGTAATTAATGGTGACATATGCCTCTTGTAAAATTGGATGTCAGATTACAAGTTTAGTTTAATGGATAGGCACTTAAATTCAAATGTTTCAATAGGTAAGCCTATCTTTCTTATTTATGATTCAGTGAGTTCTTAGCAAAATAGATGTCTTAAAATAACTGTCATGTAGCTCTCTGGTTCTCTATTAAATAGTGAAATGGAGGAAAATCAGACAGTGGTTACAGAGTTCATCCTACTGGGATTCTGTGTTGGTCCAAGGATTCAGGTGCTTCTCTTTGGGCTCTTCTCCCTGCTCTACGCCCTCACGCTGCTGGGGAACGGGGCCATCCTGGGGCTCGTCTCCCTGAACCCCCGGctgcacacccccatgtacttcttcctctgccACCTGGCCGCTGTCGACATAGCCTATGCCTGCAACACGGTGCCCCAGATGCTGGTGAACCTCCTGCGTCCAGCCAAGTCCATCTCGTTTGCTGGCTGCATGGCACAGACCTTTCTCTTTATGACTTTTGCTCACGCGGAAAGTCTTCTCCTGGTGGTGATGTCCTATGATcggtatgtggccatctgccaccccctACGTTACTCCGTCGTCATGAGCTGGAGAGCGTGCACGGTCCTGGCCATCACTTCCTGGGTGTTTAGCTTCCTCCTGGCCCTGGTCCACGTGGTTCTCATCCTGAGGCTGCCCTTCTGTGGACCTCATGAAATCAACCACTTCTTCTGTGAAGTCCTGTCGGTCctcaagctggcctgtgctgacACCAGGCTCAACAAAATTGTCATCTTTGCCGCCTGTATTTTTATCGTACTGGGGCCTCTCTGCTTGGTGCTCGTGTCCTACACGCGCATCCTGGGTGCCATCCTGAGGATCCAGTCCGGAGAGGGCCGCagaaaggccttctccacctgctcctcccacctctgCGTGGTGGGGCTCTTCTTTGGCAGCGCCATCATCCTGTACATGGCCCCCAAATCCCACCACCCTGAGGAGCAGCAAAAAATCCTTTtactgttttatagttttttcaaCCCTTTGCTGAACCCActgatctacagcctgaggaacagagATGTCAAGGGTGCTCTGAGGAGAAGGCTGTTCAAGGAAAGTCGTTCCCAGTTGGAGTGATATTGACATCACC
This is a stretch of genomic DNA from Manis pentadactyla isolate mManPen7 chromosome 7, mManPen7.hap1, whole genome shotgun sequence. It encodes these proteins:
- the LOC118932624 gene encoding olfactory receptor 2A1/2A42-like, coding for MEENQTVVTEFILLGFCVGPRIQVLLFGLFSLLYALTLLGNGAILGLVSLNPRLHTPMYFFLCHLAAVDIAYACNTVPQMLVNLLRPAKSISFAGCMAQTFLFMTFAHAESLLLVVMSYDRYVAICHPLRYSVVMSWRACTVLAITSWVFSFLLALVHVVLILRLPFCGPHEINHFFCEVLSVLKLACADTRLNKIVIFAACIFIVLGPLCLVLVSYTRILGAILRIQSGEGRRKAFSTCSSHLCVVGLFFGSAIILYMAPKSHHPEEQQKILLLFYSFFNPLLNPLIYSLRNRDVKGALRRRLFKESRSQLE